The genomic stretch AATGTATTGAAaataaaactgagcattattagcTTTGTAGCGTTCTTGATTTTGTATTCATACAGTTGCTGGGTtgcacgtgacgtcacatccaGTTGCAGTCATCGCCAGCTCAAAGAGATGGGAGGCAAATAAGTGTATTCGTAACTAGAAGTCATGTAAAGACAGAGCAAAAATGTCGCATACATGCGCTGTTCAAATGAGATAGTTCAAATAGGGATTTTTCGGGAAAAGtaattactaagatagtccattataaaagggaaaaagttcaagaaacaaccaaaaaacgcagAGGAAAGTGGCTGCTTAACCCGTCTCTCTCATCAAGTGGAGACAAACATGAATACGCTCTTGTGCAAGCAAAATTTATACTaaaccaaagttaaaatattgttggaacttgAAAATTCTcatgaaaatggaaaatgaagaaagaatTGCAATAACTATAGATTCATCATTTCCTCATACTGCTTTATCCACcgtcatttccggtgtataagttgctacttttttcttaaactttgagccctgcggcttatacagcggtgcggctaatttatggctatgttataatctcgtgacatctcctttacttcagaactacaaaTAATCGTTTAAACACTGTGCCGCTCTCTAGTccgtgaggaaacggtagctctttggCATAAGCCAATTAAGAGAAatggggtgctgcaatgctgcgtctgtccaccagagggagccagaggagcccagagggaggctgacatcattgcagcgtcggtagaaaaaaaacaatgaaatgctttgctgggacaaaatgcattatgggatgaaGATAAAATAGCggacgtttttttattttaaactcgtattggtacttgtatatttcttaatgagctgttgagtgttaagttgctgtttgatgattttagcattctttgtaagatgacagtcagactgttatattgagtaatgacctcctgcgatttccaatgggttgacaagctcgttgtgagttttttcatagcttgtGACTGGCTCCTGTCAgaaaagagctacctggtcctcacgggcttgtgcgcgccacaatatgccattttatgacgtggacatgtacGGCTTAttgtccggtgcggcttatatatgcacaaatctgttttttactctaaattttgtgggtgcaGCTTAAGAACCGATGCGTCTTaaacaccggaaattacagtaagtgCTCTAATGTGTAAGCGCCCAATTATTCACtaaacacaataaacacacTAAACACAATATCTACCACAAAGATTACAAAGCCTGCCTTGTTGCATGAAAATAACATGGAAAAGTAGCATAAAAAAGAGGGGGAAAAGTCTGCACTCATCATTAAGACAACACTATGGCAACACGCACTGTCAcctgtttaaaacaaatatttctagAAATAAATCGGTGTTCTGGCAGAGCCATACAATCTAGTagcaaatatgcaaaatatgcTCATGCCAACAGTGGAGTACTGGGAAGCCACTTAACAGGGTCACAATTGCATTGTTTACATCAatttggaaaaatagagcagcGAAATGATAAAAGGACATGCAAGATTGTACTCATGCACACTGACTTGGTGGAAGAACGCAGACAAACACGTTATAAGTGctattttcatctgctacattcATGACGTCTGACACAGAAGGTAAGCTTTCACAGCTGTTCGATCGCCTTGCTTTCAACaatttcatgtcttcatgcaaaacaccatgcacactcacacaattgaagcaaatcatttcaatgaCATGCACCGTCATTTACTTTAATCTGCCAAACATTGTACAAAGAcactgagtgtgtatgtggtcatattcaCGGTTTGACCCCCAAGTGTCACAGCAACGCGGACTGCCTCTAGGTCACGTGATTGCAACCCAGCAATACATTATATGAGTGTCAAATACAGTGCACGTACCTCATTTTCAGTCATCTCAGACACAAGTACATCCTCTTTGAAAACCCTGATGTCAAAATCTTCAGATCCAACTaggagctaaaaaaaacacacctttgCTCAGTAATATGAAATAACCATTCAAATACTGTCTATAGCTGCAGCACCATGTGTGTCTTGTTTGCTACAAGAGACTTGCTGGAGGCTTGCATGTTGATGAAAAAcacagaagccaaaaaataagCTTACCTTATAAAGCCAATAAGGGCTTACCTCATTTTTGCCATCTCCGGTAAAGTCACAAAGCACAAGGGATCTCACATTATCTCCAGTTaccttggaaaaaaacaagaacgttCGTTCCcgtaatgaattaaaatgaatcACTTCAAAATCGACTAAGGCAGACAAAATTGTTAACATCATCAGTGTAAAATATAGAGACGTCGCTTAACATTTGTTATTTCTTAGTTCTTACAGTCCAAAAGTGGTCATTGCCCTGAGAGTCAAAGCCTTGTATGGCACAGTTGCCACCAATGATGGAAAGAGGATTCGGTATGTCCCCTAGCTTCCCTAGTACTATAGCATTGGCCCCATCGGACacctacacaaacacacacagaaataaaGTAAGAGAGCAATTAGGGAAATTAATTACTTATGCAAAATGACAACCCTAGGAGTCTTCATCCACCGCAAACCTCCACTATGTTTTATCCACTTACCTCTTTGTAGAATATGTCTGCATTGTCATGGACATCATAGGCCAGCAGGTTGGTCTGAGATCCCACCAGCAGTGTGTCACCAGTGGTGTCAGGGCCCAGAGTACCTGCAGTCAGACATGTGACTGCCTGGTTGATGTTGAGCAGCGAGACATCTGAATCCTGTGTGCTTTGGCTCAGTCGGTGAGACGCAGGTCTTTGAGCACGAGTGTGAGGGTTGTGGATAAAAACCTACAAGACAATACAAAAGCAAGCTTTGGGAATAACAAGATaacgtttcatttttttttaaatgcaataagtgaaacaggcggcgggggtggggggagtgTAAATGTTTAATGTTCACCTTTCCGGCTTGTGTGGCTGCAGTGAGGCATGGGTGGACTCCATCAAATTTTCCTATAGTCACCATGCGAGGGTTTATTTTATGGCTCAGTTTGAGAGTAAAAATGGGGACCAACATGATTCATATGCTCCTGAAAACAAAAGACCATCAAGGAAAAAGCtttgataataataaatcaaacaaatttGTACATAAGTGGACCAGCAGTTGCTAGCCATGCGTGTTAGCAGGTCACAATGCGTGATTTTCCTGTACTAATGTAATTACCAGATTTGCACTAGCGTtctgttgcctagcaacaaaaaGTGTCACGCCATAATCTCCTGCAGTTTGGTCAACAGTCCTATTTATATAGCAAAAAGAATACAATGCATACGTTTTCGCCATGTTACTATACGCCATCAATACCAAGTACAGAAACAACTAGTAGACGCTAATAACATTACAATTTGTCTTCGGTGGCTTAAGGCTAGCATAGCGAGCTCATGTGAACTACACTAAATCAATAACTACAAGATAGCAGAGAAAAGATATCAGGGCGTATACGTACAAGTCCACTGGTAATATCCCAAACTCAAACTCAcaaaacaatctttttttttaattagaacgACATTCAGTTCTATCTAAGACAACAGCGGAAGGAAAACGATTATTAGCTTTGCTATTCACTACCATTTCCTATttaggtttttcaaaataaaagttaaaaacCTACATGTAGCGCTTCTCAGAAGCCATAGAGGCAGGCCACAGCAGGGGATATGTAAGCAAAATGGTGTTTATTGGTAATATTGTCGTTTGGAAGCAGCTGTTACAGTGAGTGCAAAAGCAGTAAGGCTTATGCAACacaacttgttttcttttttttttcttttgtgttttttccgtGAATTTGACAAAATGGTCACGATTTTTAAAGTCAtagtgtcaaactcaggccatGCGTAacaatttatatataaaatgtattttttaaagatttaTTTGGCGTAGAtacctatttcattttaaatatctttttaaacaataaactCAAAACATGAGTGATAGTGAAAGAAACTTGACATTCAATAACAGCTGGTCTGGGATTTCTACctcagtggcggttctggcttgattGACGCCCTGGGCGGACCGACGCTATGGCGCCCCACTGTATTAAGTTAAACATTGCCACAAAGGCAtacaatctaaaaaaataataaacaaaacaaaaattattaaaatacaacTCAAATAGAAGTCGTGTTAAATTATTTGATTATAACAGTTATACATTCCATAATATGGTGTAGTGATGCTACATAGCGCCATAGTTTTATCTTTGGCCCCCGGTTctcctcttctttctaaattgcgcacctgatggctttgactttctcttttccatgttACGTTGACAAAGAACGACACTTGGTCATCTTCTACCGTCACTCATCTAGCAGTCAAGGCGAAACCAACTCATATTGACGTACAATTCCCTTTTTAGTTCAATTTTAGTAGTGAAATATTTGTTTGAGACTCTTCGTCTGCGATATAATGAACATGATATATTTggaattaaatgttttatttttgagaaattactgttgtaatttacttTTTCTTACCTTGCAAATAACCTGAGGGCTGAGGCACAGTGGTTAATtgaccccccctcccccttttgaCATGACATCTGTGCAGCCTGGGAGTGCGAGTCTCTCGCCCGTAGAGGGCTCCCATCAGCCACACTTCCTACCTTGATGGAGTAAATGAGCTCttggatttttctttttacctTTCCCCCCTCGCGGCACCACCAAGCTGCCGCCCGGGGGATTGCCCATatggcccatagctagaaccgccactgaccaggggtgtccaaagtgcggccaaggGGTCATTTCTGAGGcccagattgttttttttattggctcatatttggatattttaattaatatgttggagtgtcacaagatttctcatttctCAAAAAAATATCTCGCGACAATAAATAacttaatcacacaataaatgaaaatgaacttgatcattttggtgGCCTCCAtctattgccatgtgcatgcgtgtgttttcCTGGTCTCTCGcctaaacaggcaggaagaatgTTCACTCTGTGCTTTCATCACCTAGATGCTTCAGAGAACAACcgcgttccatagaacaatggagtgagacctcttgtcagtcatacaccTTGTTTGAATTAATGTACATGCATCAAAGTGGTCCTGCAAAtcctttaattttgtttttgtatgcggcccttgctcaatgtattgcaattgatgtgaaatggacgaggggtatgattaaataagcttggattcttcctactccttttggacatgtggaactgcgaattgaactatgtgatgtatcccattgtaatttgtatgcatgttcaaataatattaaaccattaccattaccagaTACACTTATAAACCAAATGTAAACAGTTAGtagtttggtccgcaacatgtcagaaaagaggaaaaaatgttgatcactgttttccaaagtcaaagctgatgccTGTGACTATTTTTTTGTGCCAAACACAAAGATAGTAGGTCAGCTTTCATGGATGtttaaggaaattaaaaaaaaaaaatcacatttgagaggctgaagtcagaggatatttacatttttatataaaaaaaacaattaatcgaataccaaaatagttgtcaattcaTTGGATCATCAATTAATCCTTGACTCATTGTTGCAACTCTACAGCAAAACTCATGTATGGCGGCCCTTGGTACTGCTTTTAAGGAGCCAGAGGAAATTGGAAAGTCTTGTTCCCTGTGCGGCAGCGCAGCTCTGCACAGTCCAGCCACAGATGATAAGGCCCCTCTTCATGATTATCAACCACATTCTGAACAATGAAAGAAGATTCAGTGATCATCACCATAATATACAGGTACCTATTAGATAGTGGAACAACACCTGAAGCTCCTGAAGGCACTGCCGCAATTGCACAGTGAAGTCCCCAACACACCAGGCCAGGCTCACATGGAAAGATGGATCCTACAAGACACAGCGGTGACGATATGAGGATGTGCACAACAAAATCCAAGTGACAAATATGTGGTGTTTGTGCTCATCAATAACCTGATAAAAAGTATCGAGGCGAAACTCTGTCATTGTTTTATCCACTACTCGGACCACATCCAGCAACTGTGCATGCCCATTTGCCACTTCAATCCCAAGGAAAGTCCTGCAGGGGAAAAGACTGTCAGTCAGATCACAAAACATGGTATCTTAAGTTTAAGTAGCAAGTGATATTGTTTTATACAAACAGAGTTCAGACTGTACCTTGTCTTCTCAGCATTGCAATAGACCTTCAGTCTGTCTGCTGAGCACACAAACCTGTAAAGATGTTATTTGAGCTCCTTTTACATCCCAAAAATTGTGCACTCCACAGAagtataaacacaacacttgcttttgcctccatttttcatgagctgaacttaaAAGGTGTATACCACCCCGACACCACCACCATAACtcatcaagtaaaaaaaatggcacACTCGCTTACTCCACAGAACATTCATGCATGTGAAAAGAAAAGTCAAATAACTGCCTTGCCCGTGAGCTGATGAAAGTCAGTGCACCTCGCTGGCCAGGGCAGCAGAACCAACTTGCCCTGGAAGACGAGGCTCACTAAGATGGGGTGAGTgagtgaggaggaagtgttgGCTGTGATGCCACAGAGAGTGCAGCGTGACGCCTTCATTAAAATGGCACAGTTGGTTTGTGATGCAGCTGGTTTAGTAAAACTGTCATCAGTTTGAAATTGGATTGCATGCTGCTGTGAATTGAGACCTTTTTTGGCTGCCTTAGCACACAAACATCATCTTATCCAGTTGGACACAGATTTTGTTCGTTTATGACCCAGCATTTCTAGTTTTGCTATATTTACTGTAGCATTCTTTGAAATCTTCGCTTGCTAGGTCATTTAGCTTTTTTGAAccatgttttccttttcttgtTTTGCAATTTGgccaaaacatacagtatgccttCATAGTGTATTCTGCCTTCAATGCAAAACACATGCTGCAGCATTTTAAGGAGAATATTCAAATTTATTTGGGCATATATAAGACAACTTGTGTAACGTCTACATTAAAGCAGGAAGCCCAGCAAACCTTTTGCAGCATGCCAAGCCCGCCTTCAGACTCTGTGTGAAGGGCTGGATCCAGTGGTGTCTCAGTACAACCGTCTGAGAGAGGCTAAGATGGAGCTCCTCCTGTGGGGTCAAAGCTAGACCAAAGGCAGCTGCTGTCGACAGAAGATCTTCCATCATCTCCTCAAATTTCTCTTCAGGTTGGTCTTGTGAAGCAAGAGTACAGGCATTTCTAAagtgtcataataataatgataataataataataacaacaacaactcaTCACAGGTGCAGCCAATGTCATGCCTGGCTATATATCAAACTTCACAAAGACTAAAGACCTCTATCTTCATTTAACTATATCAAAAATCCAACAATTATTACAATTGAGTAGCATTCCTCTTTTTCCTGATGTTTGCTGAGTCAGTTGTGTTGTAAACCACACAAAGCTCCCTTAAATCTACTGCTACAGCTGAATATTTAgagttcaatgttttttttctcaatttagAGTTTGTGGATGGGTTCAATAATTACTGGGATTTCTAAAAATCtacaatattttatttgcagCAGCACACCAGCATTGGATGCTTAATTAAATCCTGCTGTGATTAAAAACAGCTAGCTCATgtgtaaaaaaatttttttttttaaatgtagccATACGGGTTATAGGTCATGTCACTCAGCTTGATTGTGCAACAGTCTTACATGGAAAATAAACGTAGGTGGCCCAGTTTCCCCTCTCGTGCTTAAAAGAGCGAACGCGGCCGTCGTGCAGAGAGCTGTCCTCGGCCTGTGGTTCCACATCATCTGGAAACATGGCGAGCAAACAACCGGGGATAGGCAGCCTGTTAACGGcacacaacacaattgaacaggtgaatttaaatatttacaagTCCGAAGACTTCAGCCTTACTCAGACAGACAAACTAACTATTTGTAGCGTTTGCTGCACGTTTATCCGTATCAGCTATCGTACAAATGGCCCTCAGGCAACACTATGGACGCCCCCGACCAAACAGTGTATGCTATTTCAGTAGGACGAACAACATACCTCGTTGTAGCATACATTTGGTCACTCTTAAGCTTCTTTTTCGTCGGGCAATCATCGTCATCGGTGTCCTGCCGAGATTTTCGAGCACACATTTTAGTATGACCAGTCATGTCTGCATCTTCACCACCAGCTTCTGATTCATCGTCCGAGCTGCTGCTGTAGCTGACCAACATTATTCAGTAACTCGTACACATGGTAAAGAAACATGCGCGTTAAATGAGTAACTTTTCCTGTTTGTTCACTTTCGTTTAACCGGGTAAACCACAATTGCTTGCCAAACTCAACTACTTCCCGTTAAGGACCCACACTTCCGATGTAAACAATCTGATGTTCATGCCATTTATGTCCGTTTTGAAACAATGACTCCGGCTAAAAAGTTCCAAATGCCATTTTGACACATGGCATTTCCCTCCAGTATCCCTCCAGAATTCACTGACAACATTGCTTAAAATCCCCTCCAAATCCATATCATATGTTtgaattaataatgataataataattggtGCTTATTAAGAAACGTACAAAGCAGCGCTTCTTATATAACACACACTTGAATATAATGCAACCAACATGAAACCAGTGGACATTAAAAATATTGAGCATTATTATGGTAGGGGGTAGAGTAACGACCAGACAGAGGATTGTTGGATTCTTGTGTACGCGCGCGAGAGAGCATGCTACAATCCTCTATTCATGTTCCCGTGCGCAGGGAGCTCAGGCAGAAGCTAGGTAACTGTTAGCATGACAGTTAGCTACAGACCGAAAACAAAATGCACATATCTTCCGCCTGTCGAGTGCATGCCCGAGAAGCCCGATAAATGCATACGTGCATTTGTGATTTTTATGGCCATTTTTGGCAAATGGAGCAGGATTTTTACCTCTTTTACTAAGCCACAAAATCGATTTAGTCGGCCCTTGGACCCGCAACATTTCAGCAAGAAGTGCATTCATTTGCAGATGAGAGGAGAGAGTCAAATGTTGTTTGGAGGAGTAACTAATGCATAGAAAAGTGGCCATTTGCACGCCTCTGGTATGTAAACACAGAAGTCCGTGTCTGCTTTTTAGGCGACGAATTGCTCTGATGCACCGTTAGCTGCTGTTTCCCTTAATGCTAATTTTGCTAACCTACCGTGTTTACGTTGATGTTTGGGGAGACGCTGTCTTCTATTGATTGCAACTATAGTAGTTTTATTACAGGAATGAAAAAGACAACATTATATACGGTTGTTTCGTCGGTATGCTACGTTTTTGTACTCAAATCACCTTGTGATGACAACGTGCAATAAACAGGATCTGCCTCTCCAACAAGATTAATGACTGTATTAAATATACTATGAATACTACTATACTATGTACTACTATACTGTGCTACTATTAAATACGATAACTACAGTATTTCTAAGCAAGCTTTAGTTGCACATGAATCGGGAAAAGACCTCcaatataataaaaagtttaaaagtttaaatttGTTTTGATAGGGTTATTTTAAACCGACAATAAGAGCACTTGCATGACGTTTATTCACTAATGACGttgtttgttgctgtttttgtttgattcGGTGTAACGTTTCAATATTTATCTTAAGTCCTTGTTTTTCTATTAAGATAATGTCTATAGCAGGgatcaccaacgttttttcttgcgagagctacttttagaaaatgaaaatggccacgagctactcatttttgtagaaatgattttcataccttgtTTCAACCCAagcagatcaaatatgcttgttttaccaaaacattcacaaaatgctggtatccacaactcacattttaggtttcagaata from Dunckerocampus dactyliophorus isolate RoL2022-P2 chromosome 5, RoL_Ddac_1.1, whole genome shotgun sequence encodes the following:
- the usb1 gene encoding U6 snRNA phosphodiesterase 1 isoform X2; this translates as MTMIARRKRSLRVTKCMLQRDDVEPQAEDSSLHDGRVRSFKHERGNWATYVYFPYQPEEKFEEMMEDLLSTAAAFGLALTPQEELHLSLSQTVVLRHHWIQPFTQSLKAGLACCKRFVCSADRLKVYCNAEKTRTFLGIEVANGHAQLLDVVRVVDKTMTEFRLDTFYQDPSFHVSLAWCVGDFTVQLRQCLQELQNVVDNHEEGPYHLWLDCAELRCRTGNKTFQFPLAP
- the usb1 gene encoding U6 snRNA phosphodiesterase 1 isoform X1, giving the protein MLVSYSSSSDDESEAGGEDADMTGHTKMCARKSRQDTDDDDCPTKKKLKSDQMYATTRLPIPGCLLAMFPDDVEPQAEDSSLHDGRVRSFKHERGNWATYVYFPYQPEEKFEEMMEDLLSTAAAFGLALTPQEELHLSLSQTVVLRHHWIQPFTQSLKAGLACCKRFVCSADRLKVYCNAEKTRTFLGIEVANGHAQLLDVVRVVDKTMTEFRLDTFYQDPSFHVSLAWCVGDFTVQLRQCLQELQNVVDNHEEGPYHLWLDCAELRCRTGNKTFQFPLAP